From one Catellatospora sp. IY07-71 genomic stretch:
- a CDS encoding pentapeptide repeat-containing protein — MSTRSAHGRDSARTTRLPAKPQPPSAMETAQQPDHDIEDEATFRKLAFLDLDLSGQAGDSVEFEQCRFTRTGLAGTVLERAAFTDCLVETSDWANLKAVKSGLLRVEVSLARLTGLNWLDGSLRDVTFRECRMDLATFRFSSLKNVVFADCNLTRADFTHADLRGASFTGCDLSGAQFAQADCAGARFTRCELTGIGSVTSLRGATVGAHDLAGLAYTLAGALDITIDEA, encoded by the coding sequence GTGTCGACCCGATCAGCCCACGGCAGGGACTCCGCCCGCACGACCCGGCTGCCCGCCAAGCCGCAGCCGCCCTCGGCCATGGAGACGGCCCAGCAGCCCGACCACGACATCGAGGACGAGGCGACGTTCCGGAAGCTGGCGTTCCTCGACCTCGATCTGTCGGGCCAGGCCGGGGACTCGGTCGAGTTCGAGCAGTGCCGGTTCACCCGCACCGGGCTGGCCGGGACGGTGCTGGAACGGGCGGCGTTCACCGACTGCCTGGTCGAGACGTCCGACTGGGCGAACCTCAAGGCGGTCAAGTCCGGGCTGCTGCGGGTGGAGGTGTCGCTGGCCCGGCTCACCGGGCTGAACTGGCTCGACGGGTCGCTGCGCGACGTGACGTTCCGGGAGTGCCGGATGGACCTGGCGACGTTCCGGTTCAGCTCGCTCAAGAACGTGGTCTTCGCCGACTGCAACCTGACCCGGGCCGACTTCACCCACGCCGACCTGCGCGGGGCGTCGTTCACGGGGTGCGACCTGTCAGGCGCGCAGTTCGCGCAGGCCGACTGCGCCGGTGCGCGGTTCACCCGCTGCGAGCTGACCGGCATCGGCAGCGTGACGAGCCTGCGCGGGGCGACGGTCGGCGCGCACGACCTCGCGGGACTGGCGTACACGCTGGCCGGGGCACTGGACATCACCATCGACGAGGCCTGA
- a CDS encoding DNA topoisomerase IB, with protein MRLRRSDLSRPGISRRRRGRGFSYSFQGKPVTDPDTLARIRALAVPPAWSEVWISPDERGHIQAIGIDAAGRRQYRYHDQWRAQRDRRKFAHLADLAAALPRLRAAVTEDLSGRGLTRRRVLAAAVRLLDRTAVRVGGEQYAVDDPDLGEATFGVATIRRDHVKVRGDEIMMSFPAKGGIETMITVEDAAVATVIRNLLRRDEPGEELLAYREGREWRDVRSDDVNDYLREISGAEITAKDFRTWHGTVAALVSLCAAGRCRTVTARRKAVTAAMREAADLLGNTPAVARASYVDPRLVDAYGAGALPSLKGLDRTAEQPAGAAFADAELWAQAEKTVIDILT; from the coding sequence ATGCGGCTGCGGCGAAGCGACCTCTCCCGACCCGGCATCAGCCGCCGGCGGCGGGGCAGGGGATTCTCCTACTCGTTCCAGGGCAAGCCGGTCACCGACCCGGACACCCTGGCGCGGATCCGGGCGCTCGCGGTGCCGCCCGCCTGGTCCGAGGTGTGGATCAGCCCCGACGAGCGCGGCCACATCCAGGCGATCGGGATCGACGCCGCCGGGCGCCGCCAGTACCGCTACCACGACCAGTGGCGCGCCCAGCGCGACCGCCGCAAGTTCGCCCACCTCGCCGACCTGGCCGCGGCGCTCCCCCGGCTGCGGGCCGCCGTGACCGAGGACCTGTCCGGCCGGGGCCTGACCCGGCGGCGGGTGCTCGCCGCGGCGGTCCGGCTGCTGGACCGCACCGCCGTCCGGGTCGGCGGCGAGCAGTACGCGGTCGACGACCCCGACCTCGGCGAAGCCACGTTCGGGGTGGCCACCATCCGCCGCGACCACGTCAAGGTCCGCGGCGACGAGATCATGATGAGCTTCCCCGCCAAGGGCGGCATAGAGACGATGATCACCGTCGAGGACGCGGCGGTCGCCACCGTCATCCGCAACCTGCTCCGCCGCGACGAGCCCGGCGAGGAGCTGCTCGCGTACCGCGAGGGCCGTGAGTGGCGCGACGTGCGCAGCGACGACGTCAACGACTACCTGCGCGAGATCTCCGGCGCCGAGATCACCGCCAAGGACTTCCGCACCTGGCACGGCACGGTCGCGGCCCTGGTCAGCCTGTGCGCCGCAGGCCGCTGCCGCACCGTGACCGCCCGCCGCAAGGCCGTCACCGCCGCCATGCGGGAAGCCGCCGACCTGCTCGGCAACACCCCCGCGGTGGCACGCGCCTCCTACGTCGACCCCCGCCTCGTCGACGCCTACGGCGCCGGTGCCCTCCCCTCCCTCAAGGGCCTGGACAGGACCGCCGAACAGCCCGCCGGCGCCGCGTTCGCCGACGCGGAGCTGTGGGCGCAGGCCGAGAAGACAGTCATCGACATCCTCACCTGA